A portion of the Stigmatella aurantiaca DW4/3-1 genome contains these proteins:
- a CDS encoding FadR/GntR family transcriptional regulator, translated as MEWVGLVGRVEQDLERMISQGLLPQDGFLPSENTLAKHYGLSRSTVREALKRLAARALIEQHPGRRSRALPLEGAVTLENLGVVLEGPGAAHPERRRLLEGFLALKRETAVELLAASCQQASARDLDTLAGLCFELAEAARWGECPERWAELEFELLRQAARAVDRPGQALLLQSLERSYRGMARRLRPHLNAQATRQWALCALHALAAKDVQPLRQELPALLQASDGHLLAGLPPPQAPRGSSRPPLCAEATPSHPTPEHEEAPERVSEANGPNQSACPTGSSQRPPTGGPPPEAPFSDSHDPLVGGAPSAEVPQGQEASRRVPLGLQEHPTQALSGSGTGCEFLGRRSGHLLLDGTKENEPGGACTTVF; from the coding sequence ATGGAATGGGTGGGGCTGGTCGGACGAGTGGAGCAGGACCTGGAGCGGATGATTTCGCAAGGCCTGCTGCCCCAGGACGGCTTTCTTCCCTCGGAAAACACTCTGGCCAAGCACTACGGCCTCTCACGCAGCACCGTCCGGGAAGCACTGAAGCGCCTGGCCGCCAGAGCGTTGATTGAGCAGCACCCGGGCCGCCGCAGCCGAGCCCTCCCCTTGGAGGGGGCGGTGACCCTGGAGAACCTGGGAGTGGTGCTGGAGGGCCCGGGCGCCGCTCACCCGGAGAGACGGAGGCTGCTGGAGGGTTTTCTGGCCCTCAAGCGAGAGACGGCTGTGGAACTGCTGGCGGCGAGTTGCCAGCAGGCCTCCGCCAGGGACTTGGACACGTTGGCAGGCCTGTGCTTCGAGTTGGCGGAGGCGGCCCGCTGGGGCGAGTGCCCCGAGAGGTGGGCAGAGCTGGAGTTCGAGTTGCTGAGGCAAGCAGCCCGCGCGGTGGACCGTCCCGGACAGGCGCTGCTGCTGCAATCCCTGGAGCGCTCGTACCGGGGAATGGCTCGGCGACTGAGACCGCACCTGAATGCGCAGGCCACTCGGCAGTGGGCACTCTGTGCGCTGCACGCCTTGGCCGCCAAGGACGTGCAGCCCCTGCGCCAGGAACTGCCCGCCTTGCTCCAGGCGAGCGATGGGCACCTGCTCGCAGGCCTCCCACCCCCGCAGGCGCCAAGGGGGTCGTCACGGCCCCCACTCTGCGCAGAGGCCACCCCCTCTCACCCCACCCCGGAGCATGAAGAGGCCCCGGAGAGGGTGTCGGAGGCGAACGGTCCAAACCAGTCTGCTTGTCCTACAGGTTCGAGCCAACGGCCACCCACGGGTGGCCCCCCACCCGAGGCTCCCTTCTCTGACTCACACGACCCTCTGGTAGGCGGGGCGCCCAGCGCGGAGGTGCCTCAGGGCCAGGAAGCGTCGCGAAGGGTTCCGCTTGGCCTCCAGGAGCACCCGACCCAGGCTCTGAGTGGCTCGGGCACTGGGTGTGAGTTCTTGGGCAGGCGGAGCGGACACCTCCTCCTGGATGGAACGAAGGAGAACGAACCTGGTGGAGCGTGTACGACTGTCTTTTGA
- a CDS encoding SDR family oxidoreductase, with protein MNVKTVLITGCSSGYGLETARHFHAQGWNVVATMRTPREEVLPRSNRLRVVALDVTKPESIAAALEACAPIDVLVNNAGIGLMGAFEATPMTTVREVFETNTFGVMAMTQAVLPQFRARKSGVIVNVTSSATLAPMPLVAVYTASKVAIEGFTASLAFELEAFHVRVKLVEPGYCPNTRFTSNGGPRMEGLFPQAYAPFAERIFASFGHLAAVTSESDVAEGVWRAANDSTGKLRFPAGPDAVALAQPA; from the coding sequence ATGAATGTGAAGACGGTCCTCATTACGGGTTGCTCTTCGGGTTATGGCCTCGAGACCGCGCGCCACTTCCACGCGCAGGGCTGGAACGTGGTCGCCACCATGCGAACGCCGCGCGAAGAGGTCCTTCCTCGGTCGAACCGGCTCCGCGTCGTGGCCCTCGACGTGACGAAGCCCGAAAGCATCGCGGCCGCACTCGAGGCCTGCGCGCCCATCGACGTCCTCGTGAACAACGCTGGCATCGGGCTCATGGGCGCCTTCGAGGCCACGCCGATGACCACGGTGCGCGAGGTATTCGAGACCAACACCTTCGGCGTGATGGCGATGACGCAGGCCGTGCTGCCCCAGTTCCGCGCTCGCAAGTCGGGGGTGATCGTGAACGTGACCTCGAGCGCGACGCTGGCGCCCATGCCGCTGGTGGCCGTGTACACCGCGAGCAAGGTGGCCATCGAAGGGTTCACCGCGTCGCTCGCGTTCGAACTCGAGGCATTCCATGTGCGGGTGAAGCTGGTAGAGCCAGGCTATTGCCCAAACACGCGCTTTACGAGCAACGGGGGGCCTCGCATGGAAGGGTTGTTCCCCCAGGCGTACGCGCCTTTCGCGGAGCGCATCTTCGCTTCTTTTGGGCATCTGGCTGCCGTGACGAGCGAGTCCGACGTGGCCGAGGGGGTGTGGCGAGCCGCGAACGACTCGACGGGGAAGCTCCGTTTCCCAGCCGGTCCCGACGCAGTGGCGCTGGCTCAGCCGGCATAA
- a CDS encoding AraC family transcriptional regulator, with product MSDPLSEVIALLQPRTVFSKRISGAGRWGVRYSDFGQPSFCAVLDGRCRLAVDGERALTLEAGDFVLLPATPGFTLSGFEPVRPERIDPKVTPSPTGEVRHGTRGGRPDVRLLGGYFVFDSPDAALLVSLLPTLMHVRGVERLSVLVRLVGDETNEQRAGRELVLTRLVEVLIIEALRSTSGEDAPPGLLRGLADARLAPAIRHMHGQLARSWTVAQLAKTAALSRSAFFERFTRTVGLPPMEYLLAWRMAVARDLLRRQDVGITEVAERVGYSSASTFSTAFSRHVGQSPGRYARAG from the coding sequence ATGAGTGACCCTCTCTCGGAAGTCATCGCGCTGCTTCAGCCGCGCACCGTGTTCTCGAAGCGCATCAGCGGCGCCGGCCGCTGGGGGGTTCGCTACTCGGACTTCGGCCAGCCGAGCTTCTGTGCCGTGCTCGATGGCCGCTGCCGTCTCGCTGTCGACGGCGAGCGTGCCCTGACGCTCGAGGCGGGCGACTTCGTCCTCCTGCCGGCGACGCCGGGCTTCACCTTGTCGGGCTTCGAGCCGGTCAGGCCAGAGCGCATCGATCCCAAGGTCACACCCTCACCTACGGGTGAAGTCCGCCACGGCACGCGCGGGGGGCGCCCCGACGTGCGGCTGCTCGGCGGCTATTTCGTCTTCGATTCACCTGACGCGGCCCTCTTGGTGTCGCTGCTGCCGACGCTGATGCACGTGCGCGGTGTCGAACGGCTCTCGGTCCTGGTGCGGCTCGTCGGCGATGAAACGAACGAGCAGAGAGCGGGTCGCGAGCTCGTGCTCACGCGGCTCGTGGAGGTCCTGATCATCGAAGCGTTGCGGTCGACATCGGGTGAAGACGCGCCTCCGGGGCTTCTGCGCGGCTTGGCCGATGCCCGGCTCGCGCCAGCGATACGGCACATGCACGGACAGCTCGCGCGTTCGTGGACGGTGGCCCAGCTCGCGAAGACCGCGGCGCTTTCGCGATCGGCGTTCTTCGAGCGCTTCACCCGCACCGTGGGCCTGCCGCCGATGGAATATCTGCTCGCCTGGCGCATGGCGGTCGCGAGGGACCTGCTTCGCCGCCAGGACGTCGGAATCACCGAGGTCGCCGAGCGCGTCGGTTACAGTTCAGCGAGCACCTTCAGCACTGCGTTCAGTCGCCATGTCGGTCAGTCCCCGGGCCGCTACGCGCGCGCGGGCTAG
- a CDS encoding M28 family metallopeptidase, translated as MISWNAPKPARLTSLAAAAVLLGTGVGQAQDSGPIEPARLSQIVKVLASDGFAGRAPGGPGEKKTLDYLISQFKEVGLEPGGEKGTWTQKVPLIRFQMKDNATLKVVSGDKTVSLRQGQEVMVNTQRPVKRVKIDKAPLVFVGYGVAAAERQWDDFKGADLRGKIAVILINDPDFEAQPGEAVRGKFGGQAATYYARWTYKFEEAARRGAIGALIIHETPGAGYGWSTVTAGNGQSFDIVRAQPDKEKVLMQGWIQRDAAAVLLARAGLSLEKLKADARKANFEPVPLKGVSLSADYTLTHSRADSHNVIGRLPGTQRPNESIMYGAHWDAYGLGPPDASGDKVRHGAVDDAIGLAGMIEIARAFQQGPKPARSLLFAAWTAEEPGLLGSEYYGSHPLHPLDTMVANLTMDVLQTAGPARDVVLVGVGQNELEDALAEAAARQGRTVTPDAKPERGLFYRADHFSLAKRGVPVLLLMGLGGGHDLVNGGREAGDRWVADYTARCYHQPCDAWRADWDLRGAAQDVQLLYEMGRELASPGLWPEWKPGSEFKGVRDQSAAARQ; from the coding sequence ATGATTTCCTGGAACGCGCCCAAGCCTGCTCGCCTCACCTCCCTTGCCGCCGCTGCCGTCCTGCTGGGCACAGGCGTGGGGCAGGCGCAGGACTCGGGTCCGATTGAGCCGGCCCGGCTGTCGCAGATCGTCAAGGTGCTCGCTTCCGATGGATTCGCTGGCCGCGCGCCGGGCGGGCCAGGCGAGAAGAAGACCCTGGACTACCTCATCAGCCAGTTCAAGGAGGTGGGTCTGGAGCCTGGGGGCGAGAAGGGCACCTGGACGCAGAAGGTGCCGCTGATCCGGTTTCAGATGAAGGACAACGCCACCCTGAAGGTCGTCTCCGGAGACAAGACCGTGTCCCTGCGGCAGGGCCAGGAGGTGATGGTCAACACCCAGCGTCCCGTCAAGCGCGTGAAGATCGACAAAGCCCCGCTCGTGTTCGTCGGCTATGGCGTCGCGGCGGCCGAGCGGCAGTGGGATGACTTCAAGGGCGCCGATCTGCGCGGCAAAATTGCCGTCATCCTGATCAATGATCCTGACTTCGAGGCGCAGCCGGGCGAAGCCGTCCGGGGGAAATTCGGCGGACAGGCCGCCACCTACTACGCCCGGTGGACCTACAAGTTCGAGGAGGCCGCTCGCCGGGGCGCCATCGGGGCGCTGATCATCCACGAGACGCCCGGCGCGGGCTATGGCTGGTCAACGGTCACGGCAGGCAACGGCCAGAGCTTCGACATCGTCCGCGCTCAGCCCGACAAAGAGAAGGTCCTGATGCAGGGCTGGATTCAGCGCGATGCCGCCGCGGTGTTGCTCGCCCGCGCGGGACTGTCCCTTGAAAAGCTGAAGGCCGATGCGCGCAAGGCGAACTTCGAGCCCGTTCCCCTCAAGGGCGTCAGCCTCTCCGCCGACTACACCCTGACCCACTCGCGCGCTGACAGTCACAACGTTATCGGCCGCTTGCCGGGAACACAGCGCCCCAACGAGTCGATCATGTATGGCGCTCACTGGGATGCCTACGGGCTCGGGCCACCCGATGCCTCGGGGGACAAGGTCCGCCACGGGGCCGTGGACGATGCCATCGGCCTCGCGGGCATGATCGAGATCGCTCGCGCGTTTCAACAGGGGCCGAAGCCCGCGCGCTCCCTCCTCTTCGCCGCCTGGACCGCCGAGGAGCCGGGCTTGCTCGGCTCGGAGTACTACGGCTCCCATCCGCTTCATCCCCTCGACACCATGGTGGCGAACCTGACCATGGATGTCCTTCAGACGGCCGGGCCCGCCCGGGACGTGGTGCTGGTGGGCGTGGGCCAGAATGAGCTGGAGGATGCGCTCGCCGAGGCCGCCGCGCGGCAGGGGCGCACCGTCACCCCCGATGCGAAGCCCGAGCGGGGCCTGTTCTATCGCGCCGACCACTTCTCGCTGGCCAAGCGCGGTGTGCCGGTGCTGTTGCTCATGGGGCTGGGCGGCGGCCATGACCTGGTGAACGGAGGCCGGGAGGCCGGGGACCGCTGGGTGGCCGATTACACCGCGCGCTGCTACCACCAGCCCTGCGACGCGTGGCGCGCCGACTGGGACCTGCGGGGCGCCGCCCAGGATGTGCAACTGCTCTATGAGATGGGCCGCGAGCTGGCCTCGCCCGGCCTCTGGCCCGAGTGGAAGCCCGGGTCGGAGTTCAAGGGCGTCCGGGACCAGTCGGCCGCCGCTCGCCAGTGA
- a CDS encoding DUF808 domain-containing protein — protein MAGSSLLALLDDIATILDDVSVMTKLAAKKTAGVLGDDLALNAQQVTGVKADRELPVVWAVAKGSTVNKAILVPAALAISAVVPWLVTPLLMVGGLFLCFEGFEKLAHKFMHSKDEDDAHHAELTQALADPKVDLVAIEKDKIKGAVRTDFILSAEIIAIALGVVATEPFMNRVLVLLGVAVLMTVGVYGLVAGIVKLDDAGLFLSQRSGDSAGARFSRGLGVGILKGAPWLMKSLSVAGTAAMFLVGGGILTHGIAPLHHGIEGLAERAGSVSGIGGVLHALTPPVANAVVGLVAGALTLAVVLGVKRVLRKG, from the coding sequence TTGGCTGGTTCCAGTCTGCTCGCGCTGCTCGACGACATCGCCACCATCCTCGACGACGTGTCGGTGATGACCAAGCTGGCCGCGAAGAAGACCGCCGGCGTGCTGGGCGATGACCTGGCGCTCAATGCCCAGCAGGTCACCGGCGTCAAGGCCGACCGCGAGCTGCCCGTGGTCTGGGCCGTGGCCAAGGGCTCCACGGTGAACAAGGCCATCCTGGTCCCCGCGGCGCTGGCCATCAGCGCCGTCGTGCCCTGGCTGGTGACGCCCCTGCTGATGGTGGGCGGCCTGTTCCTGTGCTTCGAGGGCTTCGAGAAGCTGGCGCACAAGTTCATGCACAGCAAGGACGAGGATGACGCCCACCACGCCGAGCTGACCCAGGCGCTGGCCGATCCGAAGGTGGACCTCGTCGCCATCGAGAAGGACAAGATCAAGGGCGCCGTGCGCACCGACTTCATCCTGTCGGCGGAGATCATCGCGATCGCCCTGGGCGTCGTGGCCACCGAGCCCTTCATGAACCGGGTGTTGGTGCTGCTGGGGGTGGCCGTGCTGATGACCGTGGGCGTCTACGGACTGGTGGCCGGCATCGTCAAGCTCGACGACGCGGGGCTCTTCCTGAGCCAGCGCTCCGGTGACAGCGCGGGGGCGCGCTTTTCGCGCGGTCTGGGGGTGGGCATCCTGAAGGGGGCCCCGTGGCTCATGAAGAGCCTGTCGGTGGCCGGGACCGCGGCGATGTTCCTGGTCGGTGGCGGCATCCTCACGCACGGCATCGCCCCGCTGCACCATGGCATCGAGGGGCTCGCCGAGCGCGCGGGCAGCGTGTCCGGCATCGGTGGCGTGCTGCATGCCCTCACGCCGCCGGTGGCCAATGCCGTGGTTGGGCTCGTGGCGGGCGCGTTGACGCTGGCCGTGGTGCTCGGCGTCAAGCGCGTGCTGCGCAAGGGGTAA
- a CDS encoding MFS transporter, translating to MEHAQTRNPLPRTTYRQVVGSLFFLQGLCFATWASRIPSIQQRLSLSEADLGFALLALPAGLMVSLPLAGWLVARAGSARVVVGALFFYSLVLTSLGQARSLAQLAAGLFVFGFAGNMVNIAVNTQGVGVEVLYQRSIMASFHGMWSLAGFAAAAVGTVVMGAGVVPAQHFLGVTLGVWAVTAFCSRFTLKEEARTQGGGRIFAMPDKSLLALGIIAFCCMMCEGAMFDWSGVYFQQVVRAEPAWVGTGYATFMASMATGRFIADWLTLKLGLTRVFQLSGSLIALGLLLAVGIPQLPTALIGFLLVGFGVSSVVPLVYGAAGRSRTMPAGIALAAVSTIGFLGFLVGPPVVGLLASISSLRLSFTLIAGMGLCVALLATAKRFDAP from the coding sequence ATGGAACACGCCCAGACGCGGAACCCCCTTCCCCGGACCACCTATCGCCAGGTGGTGGGGAGCCTCTTCTTCTTGCAGGGGCTGTGCTTCGCCACGTGGGCCTCCCGCATCCCGAGCATCCAGCAGCGGTTGAGCCTGTCTGAAGCGGACCTGGGCTTCGCGCTGCTGGCGTTGCCGGCGGGGCTGATGGTGTCGCTTCCGCTGGCGGGCTGGCTGGTGGCCCGGGCGGGCAGTGCGCGGGTGGTGGTGGGCGCGCTGTTCTTCTACAGCCTTGTCCTCACCAGCCTGGGGCAGGCACGCTCCCTGGCGCAGTTGGCCGCGGGGCTCTTCGTGTTCGGGTTCGCGGGCAACATGGTGAACATCGCCGTGAACACCCAGGGCGTGGGGGTGGAGGTGCTCTACCAGCGCTCCATCATGGCGTCCTTTCACGGCATGTGGAGCCTGGCGGGCTTTGCCGCGGCGGCGGTGGGAACGGTGGTGATGGGCGCGGGGGTGGTGCCCGCCCAGCACTTCCTGGGGGTCACGCTGGGCGTGTGGGCCGTCACGGCCTTCTGCTCGCGGTTCACGTTGAAGGAAGAGGCCCGGACACAGGGAGGAGGCCGCATCTTCGCGATGCCCGACAAGTCCCTGCTCGCGCTGGGGATCATCGCCTTCTGCTGCATGATGTGCGAGGGGGCGATGTTCGACTGGAGCGGGGTGTACTTCCAGCAGGTGGTGCGCGCGGAGCCAGCGTGGGTGGGCACGGGCTACGCCACGTTCATGGCGTCGATGGCCACGGGGCGATTCATCGCGGACTGGCTCACGCTCAAGCTGGGCCTGACGCGGGTCTTCCAGCTCAGCGGCAGCCTGATCGCCTTGGGCCTTTTGCTGGCGGTGGGGATTCCGCAGTTGCCCACGGCCCTCATCGGCTTTCTGCTGGTGGGCTTTGGCGTCTCGTCGGTGGTGCCCCTGGTGTATGGGGCCGCGGGCAGGTCACGGACGATGCCCGCGGGCATCGCGCTGGCGGCGGTGTCCACGATCGGCTTCCTGGGCTTCCTGGTGGGCCCACCAGTGGTGGGCCTGCTGGCCAGCATCTCCAGCCTGAGGCTGTCCTTCACGCTCATCGCGGGCATGGGGCTGTGCGTGGCGCTCCTGGCCACGGCGAAGAGGTTTGACGCTCCCTGA
- a CDS encoding ROK family transcriptional regulator, with protein sequence MNRWSGLSPGELALLDTVFWSAGLSRDALAQRSAFSKTRSNAAVAGLLERGLLEEVGLQASSGGRRPETLRLHRGLGVLVAADLGATGLRVGVLTPDLQVLARHVESADVRKGPELVLSRVRALIGQLLAQAGLTARDVIGIGMGVPGPVNFESGQLVNPPLMPEWDSFSIRDDMRQGFDAPVFVDNDVNIMALGELWRMQRTLPNFLVIKVGTGIGCGIVCHGQVYRGATGSAGDVGHICVDPAGPRCHCGNLGCVEAMAAGPAIARMARAAVEAGESVLLAETLTATGTILPEDVARAVRAGDTAANAIVQRAGSLIGQMLASVVNFFNPSHVFFGGSMMRIGPLFLASLRQSIYQRSLALSTRQLEIQVTPLGEQAGLIGAAVLAMQETLRMNGAVR encoded by the coding sequence GTGAACCGCTGGAGCGGTCTTTCCCCGGGAGAACTCGCGCTGCTGGACACGGTGTTCTGGTCCGCCGGCTTGTCGCGCGATGCGCTCGCCCAACGCTCCGCGTTCTCCAAGACGCGCTCGAACGCGGCCGTGGCCGGGTTGCTCGAGCGGGGGTTGCTGGAGGAGGTCGGCTTGCAGGCCTCGTCAGGAGGCCGGAGGCCCGAGACGCTGCGGCTCCACCGGGGCCTGGGCGTGCTGGTGGCGGCGGACCTGGGGGCCACGGGGCTGCGCGTGGGGGTGCTGACGCCGGATCTCCAGGTGCTGGCGCGGCATGTGGAGTCCGCGGATGTGCGCAAGGGGCCCGAGCTGGTCCTGTCGCGCGTCCGGGCCCTGATCGGGCAATTGCTGGCGCAGGCGGGCCTCACGGCACGCGACGTCATTGGCATCGGCATGGGGGTGCCGGGGCCGGTCAACTTCGAGAGCGGCCAGCTCGTCAACCCGCCGCTGATGCCCGAGTGGGACAGCTTTTCGATCCGCGACGACATGAGACAGGGCTTCGACGCGCCGGTGTTCGTGGACAACGACGTGAACATCATGGCGCTCGGCGAGCTGTGGCGGATGCAGCGCACCCTGCCGAACTTCCTGGTCATCAAGGTCGGCACGGGCATCGGCTGCGGCATCGTCTGCCACGGCCAGGTGTACCGGGGCGCCACGGGCTCGGCGGGGGACGTGGGCCATATCTGCGTGGATCCGGCGGGCCCCCGCTGCCACTGCGGAAACCTGGGCTGTGTGGAGGCGATGGCGGCGGGGCCGGCGATTGCCCGCATGGCGCGCGCGGCGGTGGAGGCGGGCGAGAGCGTGTTGCTCGCGGAGACGCTGACGGCCACGGGCACCATCCTGCCCGAGGACGTGGCCCGGGCGGTGCGCGCGGGGGACACGGCGGCGAACGCCATCGTGCAGCGCGCGGGCAGCCTGATTGGGCAGATGCTCGCGTCGGTGGTGAACTTCTTCAACCCGTCGCACGTGTTCTTCGGCGGCTCGATGATGCGCATCGGCCCGCTGTTTCTCGCCTCGCTGCGCCAGAGCATCTACCAGCGCTCGCTCGCGCTCTCCACGCGCCAGCTGGAGATCCAGGTGACGCCATTGGGCGAGCAGGCGGGGCTCATCGGCGCCGCGGTGCTGGCCATGCAGGAGACCCTGCGGATGAACGGAGCCGTGCGATGA
- a CDS encoding sugar ABC transporter ATP-binding protein, with protein MSLAIEFRDVVKAFGPVQVLHGVSFALQPGRVTGLLGENGAGKSTLMKILSGYEQATAGQVLVNGRAARFKGSREAEGEGIVLIHQEFNLAEDLTIAQNIFLGHEKKRGWLLDDAAMNREAADVLEQVGLRVRPETPVRQLIVAEKQLVEIAKALARKARLLIMDEPTATLTPGETERLFALIAQLKAAGVTLLYISHKLDEVERITDEVVVMRDGRYVTRSETREVTRHQMANLMVGRETSDLYPPKAPVPSSVAPRLRVQGLTVPGWAEGVSFEVRPGEILGFAGLVGAGRTELFEGLLGLRPRTVERLELDGRAMRWRNPRDAAHAGLTYLSEDRKGKGLHVHFGLRENLTLMALSRYATPWLKPEAERQALEEAVKRFGIRTGTLDNPASALSGGNQQKLALAKVLHPDPKVVVLDEPTRGVDVGAKRDIYFLIEALAREGRAVIVISSELMELIGLCHRVAVMRGGRLQATLEADQLTEGELIAHATGTH; from the coding sequence ATGAGCCTGGCCATCGAGTTCCGCGACGTCGTGAAGGCCTTCGGCCCGGTGCAGGTGTTGCACGGGGTCAGCTTCGCCTTGCAGCCGGGGCGGGTGACCGGCTTGCTGGGGGAGAACGGCGCGGGCAAGTCCACGTTGATGAAGATCCTCTCCGGGTACGAGCAGGCCACGGCGGGGCAGGTGCTCGTCAACGGCCGCGCGGCCCGCTTCAAGGGCTCGCGCGAGGCGGAAGGGGAGGGCATTGTCCTGATCCACCAGGAGTTCAACCTCGCCGAGGACCTGACGATCGCGCAGAACATCTTCCTGGGGCACGAGAAGAAGCGCGGCTGGCTGCTGGACGATGCGGCGATGAACCGCGAGGCCGCGGACGTGCTCGAGCAGGTGGGGTTGCGCGTCCGCCCCGAGACGCCGGTGCGCCAGCTCATCGTGGCGGAGAAGCAGCTGGTGGAGATCGCCAAGGCGCTGGCCCGCAAGGCACGGCTGCTCATCATGGACGAGCCCACGGCCACGCTGACGCCCGGCGAGACCGAGCGCCTGTTCGCGCTCATCGCGCAGCTCAAGGCCGCCGGGGTGACGCTGCTCTACATCTCGCACAAGCTCGACGAGGTGGAGCGCATCACCGACGAGGTGGTGGTGATGCGCGACGGCCGGTACGTCACCCGCTCGGAGACGCGGGAGGTGACGCGCCACCAGATGGCGAATCTGATGGTGGGCCGGGAGACCTCGGACCTCTATCCGCCCAAGGCCCCGGTGCCGTCCTCGGTCGCGCCGAGGCTGCGCGTGCAGGGCCTCACGGTGCCCGGCTGGGCCGAGGGGGTGAGCTTCGAGGTGAGGCCTGGGGAGATCCTGGGGTTCGCGGGGCTGGTGGGGGCGGGCCGCACCGAGCTGTTCGAGGGGCTGCTGGGCTTGCGGCCGCGCACGGTGGAGCGGCTCGAGCTCGATGGCCGGGCCATGCGCTGGCGAAACCCCCGGGATGCGGCCCACGCGGGGCTCACGTACCTCAGCGAGGACCGCAAGGGCAAAGGGCTCCACGTGCACTTCGGCCTGCGCGAGAACCTGACGCTGATGGCGCTCTCGCGCTACGCCACCCCGTGGCTGAAGCCCGAGGCCGAGCGCCAGGCGCTCGAAGAGGCCGTGAAGCGCTTCGGCATCCGCACCGGCACGCTGGACAATCCGGCCTCGGCGCTGTCCGGCGGCAACCAGCAGAAGCTGGCGCTCGCCAAGGTGCTGCACCCGGACCCCAAGGTAGTGGTGCTGGATGAGCCCACGCGCGGGGTGGACGTGGGCGCCAAGCGCGACATCTATTTCCTGATCGAGGCGCTGGCCCGCGAGGGGCGCGCCGTCATCGTGATTTCCTCCGAGCTGATGGAGCTGATCGGACTGTGCCACCGCGTGGCGGTGATGCGCGGCGGACGCCTCCAGGCCACGCTCGAGGCGGACCAATTGACCGAAGGGGAGCTCATTGCCCATGCCACCGGAACCCACTGA
- a CDS encoding ABC transporter permease, with the protein MRPEPHPRASLRVRALLQSFGPVLGLILLCIIGTALNSDFAAVDNVMNVLTRTAFIGIIAVGMCFVIILGGIDLSVGSMAALIAGAMILVMNKLGPALGSPVSAIALGIGFAVVLGALFGLGHGLLIAKGGIEPFIVTLGTLGIFRAYLTYFADGGALTLDSDLSDAYSPVYYASILGIPVPVWVFLAVALVGGLVLNRTAFGRYVQAIGSNEQVARYAAVDVGRIKVLTYMLLGICVGIATVLYVPRLGSASPTTGLLWELEAIAAVIVGGTALKGGSGTVTGTVVGAVLLSVISNILNLTSIISVYLNAAVQGFVIIAVAFMQRRRK; encoded by the coding sequence GTGCGCCCGGAGCCCCACCCTCGTGCCAGCCTCCGCGTGCGCGCGTTGTTGCAAAGCTTCGGGCCCGTGCTCGGCCTCATCCTGCTGTGCATCATCGGCACCGCGCTGAACAGCGACTTCGCCGCGGTCGACAACGTGATGAACGTGCTCACGCGCACCGCGTTCATCGGCATCATCGCGGTGGGCATGTGCTTCGTGATCATCCTGGGGGGCATCGACCTCTCGGTGGGCTCGATGGCCGCGCTGATCGCCGGGGCGATGATCCTCGTGATGAACAAGCTGGGGCCCGCGCTCGGCTCGCCCGTGTCCGCGATTGCGCTGGGCATTGGCTTCGCGGTGGTGCTGGGGGCGCTGTTCGGGCTGGGGCACGGGCTGCTCATCGCCAAGGGCGGCATCGAGCCCTTCATCGTGACGCTCGGCACGCTGGGCATCTTCCGGGCGTACCTCACGTACTTCGCCGATGGCGGGGCCCTCACGCTGGATTCGGACCTGTCCGATGCCTACAGCCCCGTCTACTACGCCAGCATCCTGGGCATCCCGGTGCCCGTCTGGGTGTTCCTCGCCGTGGCGCTCGTGGGCGGGTTGGTGCTGAACCGCACCGCGTTTGGCCGGTACGTGCAGGCCATCGGCTCCAACGAGCAGGTGGCGCGCTACGCGGCGGTGGATGTGGGCCGCATCAAGGTGCTCACATACATGTTGCTGGGCATCTGCGTGGGCATCGCCACGGTGCTGTATGTGCCCCGCCTCGGCTCGGCCTCGCCCACCACGGGCCTCTTGTGGGAGCTGGAGGCGATCGCGGCGGTCATCGTCGGGGGCACCGCGCTCAAGGGGGGCTCGGGCACGGTGACTGGCACCGTCGTGGGCGCCGTGCTGTTGTCCGTCATCAGCAACATCCTGAACCTCACCAGCATCATCAGTGTGTACCTCAACGCGGCGGTGCAGGGATTCGTCATCATCGCCGTGGCCTTCATGCAGCGCCGCCGCAAGTAG